The following coding sequences lie in one Mycobacterium sp. Z3061 genomic window:
- the mutA gene encoding methylmalonyl-CoA mutase small subunit has translation MSIDVPELADLEQVRGRWRSAVAGVLAKSARVDPAELGDHPEQRLETPTYDGFVIRPLYTAFDELPEPPLPGQWPFVRGGDPSRDVKSGWKVVEAFPLPGVSVGEANAALLAALGEGVSGLLLRVGESGVAPDQLAGLLDGVYLSMAPVIIDAGADYVAAADAMFALAEQVEADQRALVSVDLGADPLTATLSERDAPTLEDVVAVAKRAADQHGVRAITVDGPAFHNLGATAAWELGATIAAAVAYLRALTEAGLPVQQALRQISFRLAADDDQFMTLAKMRAVRQLWARVAEVAGEADSGAAVVHAETSLPMMTQRDPWVNMLRCTLAAFGAGVGGADTVLVYAFDVSIPGGWPGTATSFARRIARNTQLLLLEESHVGRVLDPAGGSWFVEDLTKQLAERAWEHFQSIESHGGFVDAHDYLAAQIGELAARRADDIAHRRIAITGVNEFPNLGEAPLPQGDSLGRAGHVVRYAAEFEALRDRSDAYLAEHDARPQVLLLPLGPLAEHNVRTTFAANLLASGGIEAVNPGTVDAASVAQAALAAGSPKVAVICGTDKRYPDEVSGVVQAAHDAGIERVYLAGPEKAVGDAEHRPDEYLTAKINAVEALSNLLTRLGA, from the coding sequence GTGTCCATTGACGTACCCGAACTCGCCGACCTAGAACAGGTTCGCGGGCGCTGGCGCAGTGCGGTTGCCGGTGTGTTGGCCAAGAGCGCCCGAGTCGATCCCGCCGAGCTGGGCGATCACCCGGAGCAGCGCCTAGAGACCCCGACCTACGACGGGTTCGTCATCCGGCCGCTGTACACCGCATTCGACGAATTGCCCGAGCCGCCGCTGCCCGGGCAATGGCCGTTTGTGCGTGGCGGTGACCCGTCGCGCGACGTCAAGTCCGGCTGGAAGGTCGTCGAGGCGTTCCCCCTGCCCGGGGTGTCGGTAGGTGAGGCCAACGCAGCGTTGCTGGCCGCGCTCGGCGAGGGGGTCAGCGGGCTGCTGCTGCGGGTCGGGGAGTCCGGTGTGGCTCCCGACCAGCTGGCGGGTCTGCTCGACGGTGTGTACCTGAGCATGGCTCCGGTCATCATCGACGCCGGGGCCGACTACGTCGCGGCCGCCGACGCCATGTTTGCGCTGGCTGAGCAGGTGGAGGCCGATCAGCGCGCGCTGGTGTCGGTGGATCTGGGCGCCGACCCGCTGACCGCGACGCTCAGTGAGCGCGACGCCCCGACGCTCGAGGACGTCGTCGCGGTAGCGAAGCGCGCCGCCGACCAGCATGGCGTGCGCGCGATCACGGTCGACGGACCTGCTTTCCACAACCTGGGCGCCACCGCCGCCTGGGAACTCGGCGCGACGATCGCGGCGGCGGTCGCCTACCTGAGGGCGCTCACCGAAGCCGGGCTGCCGGTGCAGCAGGCGCTGCGTCAGATCAGCTTCCGGCTTGCCGCCGACGACGACCAGTTCATGACGCTGGCCAAGATGCGTGCCGTGCGTCAGCTGTGGGCGCGGGTGGCCGAGGTGGCCGGAGAGGCCGACAGCGGCGCGGCCGTCGTGCACGCGGAGACGTCGTTGCCGATGATGACCCAGCGCGACCCCTGGGTGAACATGCTGCGCTGCACGCTGGCGGCCTTCGGCGCGGGTGTCGGTGGCGCCGACACGGTGCTGGTCTACGCCTTCGACGTGTCCATCCCCGGCGGCTGGCCGGGCACGGCCACCAGCTTCGCGCGCCGGATCGCCCGCAACACCCAGTTGCTGCTGCTCGAGGAGTCGCACGTGGGCCGGGTCCTCGACCCGGCCGGCGGGTCGTGGTTCGTCGAGGACCTTACCAAGCAGCTGGCCGAGCGGGCCTGGGAGCACTTCCAGTCCATCGAGTCGCACGGCGGGTTCGTCGATGCGCACGACTACCTGGCCGCACAGATCGGCGAGCTGGCTGCCCGGCGCGCCGACGACATCGCGCACCGCCGCATCGCGATCACCGGCGTCAACGAATTTCCTAACCTCGGCGAAGCTCCTCTGCCACAAGGTGATTCACTCGGCAGAGCGGGCCACGTGGTGCGCTACGCCGCGGAGTTCGAGGCGCTGCGCGACCGCTCGGACGCCTATCTCGCCGAGCATGACGCGCGCCCACAGGTGTTGCTGCTGCCACTGGGACCGCTGGCCGAACACAACGTCCGCACCACGTTCGCGGCAAACCTGTTGGCGTCCGGTGGCATCGAAGCGGTCAACCCCGGCACCGTCGACGCCGCGAGCGTCGCGCAGGCCGCCCTGGCGGCGGGGTCGCCGAAGGTGGCGGTCATCTGCGGCACCGACAAGCGCTACCCCGATGAAGTGTCCGGCGTGGTGCAGGCCGCGCACGATGCCGGCATCGAGCGGGTGTACCTGGCCGGGCCGGAGAAAGCCGTGGGCGATGCCGAGCACCGCCCCGACGAGTACTTGACAGCGAAAATCAATGCAGTCGAAGCGCTTTCGAATCTGCTCACCAGGTTGGGGGCATAA
- the meaB gene encoding methylmalonyl Co-A mutase-associated GTPase MeaB, whose translation MNLEELAEAIRSGDRAALPRAITMLESTRADHRENSQRLLLALLPDAGNAHRVGITGVPGVGKSTTIEALGMHLIEQGHKVAVLAVDPSSTRTGGSILGDKTRMARLSTHPHAYVRPSPTSGTLGGVAKATRETVVLLEAAGFDVILIETVGVGQSEVAVANMVDTFVLLTLARTGDQLQGIKKGVLELADIVVVNKADGEHLKDARLAARELAGAIRLIHPRESLWRPPVLTMSAVEGTGLAELWETIEKHREVLTEAGQFEARRREQQVDWTWQMVRDTVLDRVLSNPEVRKIRRDVERQVRDGELTPALAAQQILEIATT comes from the coding sequence ATGAACCTCGAGGAACTGGCCGAGGCGATTCGCTCCGGTGACCGCGCCGCGCTGCCGCGGGCCATCACCATGCTGGAATCCACCCGCGCCGACCATCGCGAGAACTCCCAGCGGCTGCTGCTGGCCCTGCTGCCGGATGCCGGCAACGCGCACCGGGTCGGGATCACCGGGGTGCCCGGGGTGGGCAAATCCACCACCATCGAAGCCCTGGGCATGCACCTGATCGAACAGGGGCACAAGGTCGCGGTGCTGGCTGTGGACCCTTCGTCCACTCGCACCGGGGGGTCGATTCTGGGTGACAAGACCCGCATGGCTCGCCTCTCGACGCACCCCCACGCCTACGTCCGGCCGTCTCCGACATCCGGAACCCTCGGCGGGGTAGCAAAGGCCACCCGGGAAACCGTTGTCCTGTTGGAGGCGGCGGGTTTTGACGTGATCCTGATCGAGACCGTCGGGGTGGGGCAGTCCGAGGTGGCGGTGGCCAATATGGTCGACACCTTCGTGCTGCTCACCCTGGCGCGCACCGGGGATCAGTTGCAGGGCATCAAGAAGGGCGTGCTGGAGCTCGCCGACATCGTCGTGGTGAACAAGGCCGACGGTGAGCACCTCAAGGACGCGCGGCTGGCGGCCCGAGAGCTTGCCGGAGCGATCCGGTTGATCCATCCGCGTGAATCGCTGTGGCGGCCACCAGTTCTCACGATGAGCGCAGTCGAAGGCACCGGCCTGGCCGAGCTGTGGGAAACCATTGAGAAGCACCGCGAAGTGCTCACCGAAGCCGGCCAGTTCGAGGCGCGCCGCCGCGAGCAGCAGGTTGACTGGACCTGGCAGATGGTCCGCGACACCGTGCTGGACCGGGTGCTGTCCAACCCAGAGGTGCGCAAGATCCGCCGGGACGTGGAACGTCAGGTGCGCGACGGCGAGCTGACGCCGGCCCTAGCCGCCCAGCAAATACTTGAGATCGCAACGACCTAA
- the scpA gene encoding methylmalonyl-CoA mutase, translated as MTATVPSIGSFADVPLHSERSAPKPTAAAVDEHIAAAAKAHWYTPEQLQWQTPEGIDVKPVYISEDRAAAGEEGYPLNTFPGEVPFLRGPYPTMYVNQPWTIRQYAGFSTAAESNAFYRRNLAAGQKGLSVAFDLATHRGYDSDHPRVQGDVGMAGVAIDSILDMRQLFDGIDLSSVSVSMTMNGAVLPILALYVVAAEEQGVPPEKLAGTIQNDILKEFMVRNTYIYPPKPSMRIISDIFAYTSAKMPKFNSISISGYHIQEAGATADLELAYTLADGVEYIKAGLDAGLDIDKFAPRLSFFWGIGMNFFMEVAKLRAGRLLWSELVAKFDPKSAKSLSLRTHSQTSGWSLTAQDVFNNVARTCIEAMAATQGHTQSLHTNALDEALALPTDFSARIARNTQLVLQQESGTTRPIDPWAGSYYVEWLTHQLAQKARAHIEEVAEYGGMAQAIGEGIPKLRIEEAAARTQARIDSGQQPVIGVNKYQVVEDQEIEVLKVENSRVRAEQLAKLEQLRADRDADAVAAALAELSRAAAASGPAGEDGLGNNLMALAINAARAKATVGEISDALEKVYGRHQAEIRTIAGVYRDEVGTAPNIAKATELVEKFAEADGRRPRILIAKMGQDGHDRGQKVIATAFADIGFDVDVGSLFSTPEEVARQAADNDVHVVGVSSLAAGHLTLVPALRDALAEVGRPDIMIVVGGVIPPGDFDELYQAGAAAIYPPGTVIADSAIGLLHKLADRLGYDLD; from the coding sequence GTGACGGCCACAGTTCCTTCAATCGGTAGCTTCGCCGACGTTCCGCTGCACAGTGAACGCAGCGCGCCGAAACCCACGGCCGCCGCCGTGGATGAGCACATCGCCGCCGCGGCCAAGGCCCACTGGTACACCCCCGAGCAACTGCAGTGGCAGACACCGGAAGGCATCGACGTCAAGCCGGTATACATCTCCGAAGACCGGGCGGCGGCCGGTGAAGAAGGCTACCCGCTCAACACTTTTCCGGGCGAGGTGCCGTTCCTGCGCGGGCCGTATCCGACGATGTACGTCAACCAGCCGTGGACCATCCGCCAGTACGCCGGATTCTCTACCGCCGCGGAGTCCAACGCCTTCTACCGGCGCAACCTGGCCGCGGGTCAGAAGGGTCTGTCGGTGGCCTTCGACCTGGCGACTCACCGTGGCTACGATTCCGACCATCCGCGCGTCCAGGGTGATGTCGGAATGGCCGGTGTGGCAATCGATTCCATCCTCGACATGCGTCAGCTGTTCGACGGCATCGACCTGTCCTCGGTGTCGGTGTCGATGACCATGAACGGCGCAGTGCTGCCGATCCTGGCGCTCTACGTAGTGGCAGCCGAGGAGCAGGGGGTGCCGCCGGAGAAGCTGGCCGGCACCATCCAGAACGACATCCTCAAAGAGTTCATGGTCCGCAACACCTACATCTACCCGCCCAAGCCGTCGATGCGGATCATCTCCGACATCTTCGCCTACACCAGCGCCAAGATGCCGAAGTTCAACTCCATCTCAATCTCCGGTTACCACATCCAAGAAGCCGGTGCCACAGCAGATTTGGAGCTCGCCTACACCCTGGCCGACGGTGTCGAGTACATCAAGGCGGGTCTGGACGCCGGCCTGGACATCGACAAGTTCGCGCCCCGTCTCTCGTTCTTCTGGGGCATCGGGATGAACTTCTTCATGGAGGTCGCCAAGCTGCGGGCCGGCCGGTTGCTGTGGAGCGAGCTGGTGGCCAAGTTCGATCCCAAGAGCGCGAAATCGCTGTCGTTGCGCACCCATTCGCAGACCTCGGGCTGGTCGCTGACCGCCCAGGACGTGTTCAACAACGTCGCCCGGACGTGCATCGAGGCGATGGCCGCGACCCAGGGCCACACCCAGTCGTTGCACACCAACGCACTGGACGAGGCGCTGGCGCTGCCGACGGATTTCTCCGCCCGCATCGCGCGCAACACTCAGCTGGTGCTGCAGCAGGAGTCGGGCACCACCCGGCCGATCGACCCGTGGGCGGGTTCGTATTACGTGGAGTGGCTGACTCATCAGCTCGCGCAGAAGGCGCGCGCCCACATCGAGGAGGTCGCCGAGTACGGCGGCATGGCCCAGGCGATCGGCGAAGGCATCCCGAAGCTGCGCATCGAGGAGGCGGCCGCGCGCACCCAGGCCCGCATCGACTCCGGCCAGCAGCCGGTGATCGGGGTGAACAAGTACCAGGTGGTCGAGGACCAAGAGATCGAGGTGCTCAAGGTCGAGAACAGCCGGGTGCGCGCCGAGCAGTTGGCCAAACTCGAACAGCTGCGGGCCGACCGGGACGCCGACGCGGTCGCGGCCGCTCTGGCCGAGTTGAGCCGTGCTGCCGCGGCCAGCGGCCCGGCCGGTGAAGACGGGTTGGGCAACAACCTGATGGCTCTGGCCATCAACGCGGCGCGCGCCAAGGCGACGGTGGGGGAGATCTCGGACGCGCTGGAGAAGGTCTACGGACGTCACCAGGCTGAGATCCGCACCATCGCCGGCGTCTACCGTGACGAGGTGGGAACGGCCCCGAACATCGCCAAAGCAACCGAACTCGTCGAGAAGTTCGCCGAGGCCGACGGCCGACGGCCCCGGATCCTGATCGCCAAGATGGGCCAGGACGGACACGACCGCGGTCAGAAGGTGATCGCGACGGCGTTCGCCGACATCGGGTTCGACGTCGACGTCGGTTCGTTGTTCTCCACCCCGGAAGAGGTCGCCCGACAGGCCGCTGACAACGACGTGCACGTCGTCGGGGTGTCGTCGCTGGCCGCCGGGCACCTGACCCTGGTGCCGGCGTTGCGCGACGCATTGGCCGAGGTCGGGCGCCCGGACATCATGATCGTGGTCGGCGGGGTCATCCCGCCCGGCGACTTCGACGAGCTGTACCAGGCGGGGGCCGCCGCCATCTATCCGCCGGGGACGGTGATCGCCGACTCCGCGATCGGCCTGCTGCACAAGCTGGCCGACCGGCTGGGATATGACCTGGATTAG
- a CDS encoding serine hydrolase, whose product MFPGHRFGGGALAVYLDGQPVVDVWKGWADRDGKVPWSADSAPMVFSATKGMAATVIHRLADRGLIDYDAPVAEYWHSFGANGKANMTVREVMKHTAGLSGLRGAKQEELLDHVLMEERLAAASPGRLLGKPAYHALTFGWLMSGLARAVTGKDMRVLFREETAATFGASIVNPTPGTPEGPWLRTGDSGFYSEGELFILGRIKDLLIVYGRNHSPDDIEATIQTVSPGRCVAIAVPQDGVEKLVTIIELKQKDESPEEAAERFSFIKREVTSAISKAHGLSASDIVLVAQGSIPITTSGKPRRAQCGELYRRGEFVRLDA is encoded by the coding sequence ATGTTCCCTGGTCACCGCTTCGGCGGCGGGGCGCTGGCGGTCTATCTCGACGGGCAACCCGTCGTCGATGTCTGGAAGGGCTGGGCGGACCGCGACGGCAAGGTGCCGTGGTCGGCGGACTCCGCCCCGATGGTCTTCTCGGCCACCAAAGGCATGGCGGCCACGGTGATTCACCGCCTGGCCGACCGCGGGTTGATCGACTACGACGCACCGGTCGCCGAGTACTGGCATTCCTTCGGTGCCAATGGCAAGGCGAACATGACGGTTCGCGAGGTCATGAAGCACACCGCCGGCCTGTCGGGTCTGCGCGGTGCCAAGCAGGAGGAGTTGCTGGACCACGTCCTGATGGAGGAGCGGCTGGCCGCGGCGTCTCCGGGACGGCTGTTGGGCAAACCGGCATATCACGCGCTGACGTTCGGCTGGCTGATGTCCGGGCTCGCCCGCGCGGTCACCGGCAAGGACATGCGCGTGCTGTTCCGGGAGGAAACGGCGGCCACCTTCGGCGCGTCGATCGTCAACCCCACCCCCGGCACACCGGAGGGTCCGTGGCTGCGCACCGGGGACTCCGGGTTCTACTCCGAGGGCGAGCTCTTCATTCTCGGTCGCATCAAGGACCTGCTGATCGTGTACGGGCGCAACCACTCGCCCGACGACATCGAGGCGACCATCCAGACGGTCAGTCCGGGTAGGTGCGTGGCGATCGCGGTTCCGCAGGACGGCGTCGAGAAACTCGTCACCATCATCGAACTCAAGCAGAAGGACGAATCTCCGGAGGAGGCGGCGGAGCGTTTCAGCTTCATCAAACGTGAAGTCACGTCGGCGATTTCGAAGGCTCACGGCCTGAGTGCGTCCGACATCGTGCTGGTTGCCCAGGGTTCGATTCCGATCACCACCAGTGGCAAACCCCGCCGCGCGCAGTGCGGGGAACTCTACCGCCGGGGCGAGTTCGTTCGGTTGGACGCTTAG